The DNA segment CTCCAGGTGGGCGTTGTCGCGAGCCACCACCCGGGTCAGCAGATCGCCCCCACCCGTGATCGAGAACGCCTCGACGATCTCCGGCACGGCGGCGAGCTCGTCGCCCACGTCGTCGAGGTGGCCCTGGGTAACCTCGATGTGCACGAACGCCAGCACGGGATGCCCGAGCGCGGCGGCCGAGAGTGCCGGCCCCGTGCCGGTGATCACTCCGTCCCGCTCCAGCCGGTCGAGGCGGGCCTGCAGCGTGCCCCGCGCGACACCGAGAATGCGGGCGTACTCGCGCACGCTGGTGCGGGGCTGCTCCAGCAGCAGCCGCAGGATGCGGGTGTCGAGCTCGTCCACGGCCATGCCGTCCGGCCTCCTTCGCCCCGTGTCCGCGTCCGCCACGGACCGCCATGGACTGTCATGGACTGTCGTGGACCGCCGTGGATCGTCATGGTCCGTTGGCTCGTCGATGGACGTACGGGGATCGTTATGTCTGTGCCAATGGCTCAGTATTCCAGGCGCCGCTTGAGCCAGGCTGCTCCTGGATGCTGCAATGGACCCGTCGATGGCGCTGCGGATCCCGCGGCGCCTTTTTCATGCCGGAGTAAACCGGAGAAAAGGGGCGGGACGTAGTGCTGAAGAGGGTGTTCGCGGCGCCGGACCCGGGGCGGGCGCGGCTGCGCTTCGCCGTGCGGGCCGTGCTGGGCATCGGGCTCGCGGTCGTCGTCTGCGGCCTGGCCGGACACTCCCTCGTCGGTGCCGTCACCGGCGGGCTCACCGCGCTGCTCGCGCTGTTCACCGTCACCGACGCCACCGTCCGCGGACAGGCGGTCACCACCGCTCTGCTGCCGCTCGTCGGCCTGCCCGTCCTCGCGGCGGCGGCCGAGCTGCACGACCAGCCGGTCGCCCGCGACTTCACCTTCCTCGCCATCGTCGGCGCGGGCGTGTACGCGCGCCGCTGGGGGCCGCGCGGGCACAGCCTCGGTGTGTTCGCGTTCATGACCTTCTTCGTGGCGCAGTTCCTGCAGGCCACCCCGGGCCGGCTGCCCGAGCTCTACGCCGCCGTACTGCTGTCCCTGCTCGCCGCGTCCGCGGTGCGCTTCGGGCTGTGGTGCTACGAACGCCGTCTGCCCCCGGCGCCGGTACCGGCACCGCCGGGCGGCACCGGACTGGCCCGCGTGACCACACGGCAGGCGATCCAGGCCACCGCAGGCGCGGGCTTCGCGCTCGTCGTGGGCCAGCTGGTGTCCGGGCACCGTTGGTACTGGGCCGTCGGCGCCACCTGGTGGATCTTCGTCAACACCACCTCGCGCGGCGAGACCCTGGTCCGCGGCTTCCGCCGGGTCCTCGGCACGGTGATCGGTATCGGCCTGGGCCTGCTCGTCGCCGTCCCGCTGCACGGCGAGACGATCCCGACGGCCGCGCTGCTCGCCGTCTGCGTCTTCGGCATCTTCTACACGGCCGCTGTCTCCTACACCTGGATGATGCTCTGCGTCACGGTGCTGGCCGAGCTCCTCTACGGCCTGCTGGGCGTCCTCCATCCCGCCCTGCTGGCGCTGCGGCTCGCCGAGACCGGCGTCGGGGCGCTCGGCGCCGTGCTGGCCGTGCTGTTCGTGCTGCCCGTGACCACGCATGCCGTCAACGACGCCTGGATCCAGCGCGCCCTGCGCTGCGTCCACGCCGCCACCGCCGAGGCCGCCGCGCGCCTGGCCGGGGACGAGACCGCCGACCCGGCCTCGCGGCTCGCCGAGCTGGAGCAGTTGCTCGGCCGGGTACGTCTGGCACTCGCCCCGCTGGTGCATCCGCTGAACCCGATGTCGGCCCGCAAGCGGCGTGCACGCCACGTCCTGGCCCTGCTCGACGACTGTGCCCGGGAGATCCGCGGTCTGGCCGCCGTCGCCGCCGACCCCGAAGCCTCGCACGACGCCCGCTTGGCCGCGGCGTGCTGGCGCGTCGAGGCCGCGGTCGAGGCGCTGACCGGCGGTGCGGATGTCGACGCTCCTCACACGCACCCGACGGGGCCGGATCCCGCACTGACTCATCTGCACGGCCTGGAACGGGCCCTGGCCGAACTGTCCCAGCCCCTGCGCACGCCGTCCGGGTCGCGACTCGTCGGAGCGTGAGAACGCCGGGAACCCGCGAGCCGTGCGGGAGCGGCCCGCGGGTGCGCTTCCCGGAGTGTGCCCACGCGTGTGCCCCCAGCAGCGCCACGCCCGTCTGCCACCAGACCTACGAGTCGGTGCAGCGGCAACCCGGCTACCTGCATCACCCCAAGGCCAGAGCCCCGGGTCAGGGGTGGGCGACGACCGTACGCGCCGACATTTTGAACGGCTCTTGGTCTAGACCGATGATGATCCGCTGCTACCGTCAGCCCGGACGGCACCCGACCGGAAGGGGACAGCGGTGGCAGATGGTGACAGGCGGGCACGGCGAGCCTACATCGGGTCGTTCACGGCAGCCGGGGGCCCCGGGATCGTGACGGCGTCCGTGGCCGCGGGCAGCGGCGCGTTGACCGTCCTGGGAGGCGCGGACGACGTGCCCGACCCCGCGTACCTGGCCCTGTCGCCCGGCGGCGACACGCTCTACGCGGTCAGCGAGACCGCGGAGGGCGCGGTGGCCGCGTACCGCGTGACCGGGGACAAGCCGGAACTCATCGGACCACCGGTCCCGGTCGGCGCCGGCGGACCCACCCACCTCAGTCTCTTCGCCGGCCACGTCCTGACCGCCAACTACGGCTCCGGCAGCGTCACCGCCGTGCCCGTCCGCGTCGACGGCACCCTCGCGGGCGCCCCGTCCGCCGTCCTCCAGCACACCGGCTCGGGCCCGCACACGCCACGCCAGCAGGGCCCGCACGCCCATCATGTGCAGCCCGACCCGAGCGGCCGCTGGGCCCTCAGCGTGGACCTCGGCACCGACTCTGTGCGGGTGTGCACGCTGGCCGGCGGCGCACTCGACGTGCACCGGGAGATCGCCCTGCGGCCGGGCTCGGGCCCTCGCCACCTGGCGTTCCACCCGCATGGCCCGTACGCGTACGTCGTCAACGAACTCACCCCCACCGTCACCGTCTGCCACTGGGACGCCGACGACGGCACGCTCAAGCCGCTGACGGAGACGCCGGTCCTGCCGGGCGGCCCGGCCGGCGACGCCTATCCGTCCGGCATCGTCGCCTCGCCCGACGGCCGCTTCGTATGGACCGCGACCCGCGGCGAGGACGTGCTGTCGACGTTCGCCGTCGAGGGTGAGGAACTGCGGCTCGTCGGGACGGTGATCTGCGCCGGCCACTGGCCTCGCGCGCTCACCGAGGCGGACGGGTTCCTGTACGTCGCGAACGAGCGCTCCGGTGACGTCACCTGGTTCGCCCTGGACCCCGACAGAGGGCTCCCGCGCTACGAGGGCTCGATCGAGGTGCCGGCGGCGTCCTGCGTGGTCATCGGCCCGGACGTCAGCAGGGCGTGACCGCACGCCGAAGGGCCCGCTCCGGATGTGGAGCGGGCCCTTCGGCGT comes from the Streptomyces sp. NBC_00443 genome and includes:
- a CDS encoding Lrp/AsnC family transcriptional regulator: MAVDELDTRILRLLLEQPRTSVREYARILGVARGTLQARLDRLERDGVITGTGPALSAAALGHPVLAFVHIEVTQGHLDDVGDELAAVPEIVEAFSITGGGDLLTRVVARDNAHLEDVIQKLISLPGVVRTRSEVALRERVPHRLLPLVESIGRAAARK
- a CDS encoding FUSC family protein, which codes for MLKRVFAAPDPGRARLRFAVRAVLGIGLAVVVCGLAGHSLVGAVTGGLTALLALFTVTDATVRGQAVTTALLPLVGLPVLAAAAELHDQPVARDFTFLAIVGAGVYARRWGPRGHSLGVFAFMTFFVAQFLQATPGRLPELYAAVLLSLLAASAVRFGLWCYERRLPPAPVPAPPGGTGLARVTTRQAIQATAGAGFALVVGQLVSGHRWYWAVGATWWIFVNTTSRGETLVRGFRRVLGTVIGIGLGLLVAVPLHGETIPTAALLAVCVFGIFYTAAVSYTWMMLCVTVLAELLYGLLGVLHPALLALRLAETGVGALGAVLAVLFVLPVTTHAVNDAWIQRALRCVHAATAEAAARLAGDETADPASRLAELEQLLGRVRLALAPLVHPLNPMSARKRRARHVLALLDDCAREIRGLAAVAADPEASHDARLAAACWRVEAAVEALTGGADVDAPHTHPTGPDPALTHLHGLERALAELSQPLRTPSGSRLVGA
- a CDS encoding lactonase family protein encodes the protein MADGDRRARRAYIGSFTAAGGPGIVTASVAAGSGALTVLGGADDVPDPAYLALSPGGDTLYAVSETAEGAVAAYRVTGDKPELIGPPVPVGAGGPTHLSLFAGHVLTANYGSGSVTAVPVRVDGTLAGAPSAVLQHTGSGPHTPRQQGPHAHHVQPDPSGRWALSVDLGTDSVRVCTLAGGALDVHREIALRPGSGPRHLAFHPHGPYAYVVNELTPTVTVCHWDADDGTLKPLTETPVLPGGPAGDAYPSGIVASPDGRFVWTATRGEDVLSTFAVEGEELRLVGTVICAGHWPRALTEADGFLYVANERSGDVTWFALDPDRGLPRYEGSIEVPAASCVVIGPDVSRA